From the Rhizobium sp. SL42 genome, the window GGTTGCGGGGGCAGGATTTGAACCTGCGGCCTTCAGGTTATGAGCCTGACGAGCTACCGGGCTGCTCCACCCCGCGCCAAGCGCATTCGGCTTTGCCGAATGTCGCGATTACGTCATCGCTATGCGATGACGGACTGTGCCGGAGCAAAACCGAAGGTTTTGTCTCCTGTAAGGTTGGCACGAAGCCGAAGCCTCTGATCCAACCCTGTGTTTTGCGTATTCTACAAACGAATAAGGGTCGCTTTTGGCGACCCCTGATCGGCTCAAGGGCCGTAGAATGTTTAGAGAAGATTTATGTTTGCCTTTAGCAGACCTGGCAGCGACCTACTCTCCCGCGTCTTGAGACGGAGTACCATTGGCGCAGGGGCGTTTCACGGCCGTGTTCGGAATGGGAACGGGTGCAGCCACCCCGCAATAACCACCAGGTCAGCTAAGGGCAATAAAAGAGAAGCTGGTAGAAGTCGTTTCGACTTCGTTTTGAGATATGAACACGTTTTTGGCTTCATCGCCGCCGCTGAGGCGGCCGATGAGCATGGTCAATGAGAACGATCAAGCCAATCGAGCTATTAGTACCGGTAAGCTTCATGCATTGCTGCACTTCCACACCCGGCCTATCAACGTGGTAGTCTTCCACGGCTCTGATAGGGAATACTCGTTTTCAGGTTGGTTTCCCGCTTAGATGCCTTCAGCGGTTATCCATTCCATATATAGCTACCCTGCTATGCCGTTGGCACGACAACAGGTCCACCAGAGATATGTCCATCCCGGTCCTCTCGTACTAGGGACAGATCCTGTCAATATTCCTACACCCACGGCAGATAGGGACCGAACTGTCTCACGACGTTCTGAACCCAGCTCACGTACCGCTTTAATTGGCGAACAGCCAAACCCTTGGGACCTGCTCCAGCCCCAGGATGCGATGAGCCGACATCGAGGTGCCAAACAACCCCGTCGATATGGACTCTTGGGGGTCATCAGCCTGTTATCCCCGGCGTACCTTTTATCCGTTGAGCGATGGCCCTTCCACGCGGGACCACCGGATCACTATGACCGACTTTCGTCTCTGCTCGACTTGTCAGTCTCGCAGTCAGGCGGGCTTATGCCATTGCACTCGACGACCGATTTCCGACCGGTCTGAGCCCACCATCGCGCGCCTCCGTTACTCTTTCGGAGGCGACCGCCCCAGTCAAACTACCCACCATACACTGTCCCGGATCCGGATAACGGACCGCGGTTAGACATCCATGACGATAAGGGTGGTATTTCAAGGATGGCTCCACTCAAACTGGCGTCCAAGCTTCAAAGCCTACCACCTATCCTACACATGCCGACACGAATGCCAGTGTAAAGCTATAGTAAAGGTGCACGGGGTCTTTCCGTCTGACCGCAGGAACCCCGCATCTTCACGGGGAATTCAATTTCACTGAGTCTATGCTGGAGACAGCGGGGAAGTCGTTACGCCATTCGTGCAGGTCGGAACTTACCCGACAAGGAATTTCGCTACCTTAGGACCGTTATAGTTACGGCCGCCGTTTACTGGGGCTTCAGTTCAAAGCTTGCACCTCTCCCTTTAACCTTCCAGCACCGGGCAGGCGTCAGACCCTATACGTCGTCTTGCGACTTCGCAGAGCCCTGTGTTTTTGATAAACAGTCGCTACCCCCTGGTCTGTGCCACCCCATCTCACTTGCGTAAAATGGGGTCACGCTTCTTCCGAAGTTACGCGTGCAATTTGCCGAGTTCCTTCAGCATAGTTCTCTCAAGCGCCTTGGTATACTCTACCTGACCACCTGTGTCGGTTTCGGGTACGGTCTATAGGGTGGAGCTATTTCCTGGAACCGCTCCACCGCACATTCAATCCAATAAGAATGTACGATTTGTGCGATCCGTCACTACCACCAGGCCCACGAATATTAACGTGGTTCCCATCGACTACGCATTTCTGCCTCGCCTTAGGGGCCGGCTAACCCTGCTCAGATTAACTTTAAGCAGGAACCCTTGGTCTTTCGGCGAGGGGGTCTCTCACCCCCTTTATCGTTACTCATGTCAACATTCGCACTTCCGATACCTCCAGGGCCCCTCACGGGTACCCCTTCACAGGCTTACGGAACGCTCCGCTACCACACGTCTTGCGACGTATCCTCAGCTTCGGTGCATGGCTTTAGCCCCGTTACATTTTCGGCGCAAAGACCCTTATTTAGACCAGTGAGCTGTTACGCTTTCTTTAAATGATGGCTGCTTCTAAGCCAACATCCTGGTTGTTTTGGGATCCTCACATCCTTTCCCACTTAGCCATGACTTGGGGACCTTAGCTGGAGGTCAGGGTTGTTGCCCTCTTCACGACGGACGTTAGCACCCGCCGTGTGTCTGCCGACTAGTACTCCTCGGTATTCGGAGTTTGGTTAGGATCAGTAAGACGGTGAGTCCCCATAGCCCATCCAGTGCTCTACCCCCGAGGGTATTCGGTCGACGCACTACCTAAATAGTTTTCGCGGAGAACCAGCTATTTCCGAGTTTGATTGGCCTTTCACCCCTAGCCACAAGTCATCCCAATCTATTGCAACAGATGCGGGTTCGGTCCTCCAGTTGGTGTTACCCAACCTTCAACCTGCTCATGGCTAGATCACTCGGTTTCGGGTCTAATGCAACTAACTAAACGCCCTATTCAGACTCGCTTTCGCTGCGCCTACACCTACCGGCTTAAGCTTGCTAGTTACACTAAGTCGTTGACCCATTATACAAAAGGTACGCTGTCAGGCTTGCGCCCTCCAACTGTTTGTAGGCAACCGGTTTCAGGTTCTATTTCACTCCCCTTGTCGGGGTGCTTTTCACCTTTCCCTCACGGTACTTGTTCGCTATCGGTCATGCACGAGTACTTAGGCTTGGAGAGTGGTCTCCCCATGTTCAGACAGGATTTCACGTGTCCCGCCTTACTCAAGGACAATGTGTGTTCTACGCGTACGGGACTGTCACCCACTACGGTCGCACTTTCCAGAGCGTTCCACTTTATTCCACATTGCCACTGGCCTGGTCCGCGTTCGCTCGCCACTACTTACGGAGTCTCGGTTGATGTCCTTTCCTTCGGGTACTTAGATGTTTCAGTTCCCCGAGTTCGCTTCAAACCCCCTATTTTATTCAAGGGTTGATACCTTATCACAATGCTTGGAAACCCAAGCCGTCATCGCTGACAGCTTGGATTCTCCAAGCATTTAAGGTGGGTTTCCCCATTCGGATATCCATGGATCAAAGCTTATTCGCAGCTCCCCACGGCTTTTCGCAGCGTATCACGTCCTTCATCGCCTGTGCATGCCAAGGCATCCACCAATTGCCCTTATTCTACTTAATCGTTCTCATTGCCAATGCTCATCATCTAGTCGTCGTTTCATCAGAAACGATCGACGGGCCGGGTTACCTTTTACAACCCAACCTACTCAACAATGCCATCAACGTGTTCGACAGATCTGCTTTACTGGAGCTACGCCGAGCAGCTCACTTGCAGTCTGTCTTAAGACCAGCTTCTCGAGATCAAATCCGGTACCGCGCGGTCAGGCAACGGTAATCCGATCGTTCATCAGAGATGACACGAAGTCACCAACAACAAACGATCCAGAGTGACAAGCTTCCTTCCTACGTCCGGCTCCTCGTTCGTTTCCAGTCGGCTAGACCATCCACGACGTCATTGGAACCGGCTTCGGACGTCTTGAACTTGCGCTCAAAACACCTGGAAGCCTCCAGATCAATCTTCTCTTCACAATTTTGCAGAACAGGCAGCACTTCATCGAAGTGATGCAAACTTTATTTTCTTCAAAGGATATCCGCCACTCGACACCAAAAGCATTGGTGGAGCTGAGCGGGATCGAACCGCTGCCCCCCTGCTTGCAAAGCAGGTGCTCTCCCAGCTGAGCTACAGCCCCAACCATCGCAACACCCAACAGCAATGCCGTCAGGATCAGGAACATCAAGTGAACCAAATGGTGGGCCCGGGTAGACTCGAACTACCGACCCCACGCTTATCAAGCGTGTGCTCTAACCAACTGAGCTACGGGCCCATTTCACCAAGCCGATAAAGGCTCAATTCAACCGCCCATACAGGCCAGAGGCCGTCGCCGGTCGTCCGGCGCCCTCGCGGAGCGTCAGCATGTCATAGACATGCGGTACGACGCGTGAGCGCTAACCAATGGTTCATATCCTTTTGAAGAAAGAGAAACGTGGACGGCGGCGCTTACGCCATACCGTGGATGTGCAAAGCACGATCCCGGCGTATTTCGTTGCGATGGTCGCCTGACTGGCGCCATCTTTGTTCTAAAAAGCGAAGGAAAGGTCATCCTGTTCAAGACAGGCATCTTCCAAATTCCAAGGCTTCCTTAGAAAGGAGGTGATCCAGCCGCAGGTTCCCCTACGGCTACCTTGTTACGACTTCACCCCAGTCGCTGACCCTACCGTGGTTAGCTGCCTCCTTGCGGTTAGCGCACTACCTTCGGGTAAAACCAACTCCCATGGTGTGACGGGCGGTGTGTACAAGGCCCGGGAACGTATTCACCGCAGCATGCTGATCTGCGATTACTAGCGATTCCAACTTCATGCACTCGAGTTGCAGAGTGCAATCCGAACTGAGATGGCTTTTGGAGATTAGCTCGACCTCGCGGTCTCGCTGCCCACTGTCACCACCATTGTAGCACGTGTGTAGCCCAGCCCGTAAGGGCCATGAGGACTTGACGTCATCCCCACCTTCCTCTCGGCTTATCACCGGCAGTCCCCTTAGAGTGCCCAACTGAATGCTGGCAACTAAGGGCGAGGGTTGCGCTCGTTGCGGGACTTAACCCAACATCTCACGACACGAGCTGACGACAGCCATGCAGCACCTGTCTTGGGTCCAGCCGAACTGAAGGTTACCGTCTCCGGTAACCGCGACCCAGATGTCAAGAGCTGGTAAGGTTCTGCGCGTTGCTTCGAATTAAACCACATGCTCCACCGCTTGTGCGGGCCCCCGTCAATTCCTTTGAGTTTTAATCTTGCGACCGTACTCCCCAGGCGGAATGTTTAATGCGTTAGCTGCGCCACCGAACAGTCAACTGCCCGACGGCTAACATTCATCGTTTACGGCGTGGACTACCAGGGTATCTAATCCTGTTTGCTCCCCACGCTTTCGCACCTCAGCGTCAGTAATGGACCAGTAAGCCGCCTTCGCCACTGGTGTTCCTCCGAATATCTACGAATTTCACCTCTACACTCGGAATTCCACTTACCTCTTCCATACTCAAGATACCCAGTATCAAAGGCAGTTCCAGAGTTGAGCTCTGGGATTTCACCCCTGACTTAAATATCCGCCTACGTGCGCTTTACGCCCAGTAATTCCGAACAACGCTAGCCCCCTTCGTATTACCGCGGCTGCTGGCACGAAGTTAGCCGGGGCTTCTTCTCCGGATACCGTCATTATCTTCTCCGGTGAAAGAGCTTTACAATCCTAAGACCTTCATCACTCACGCGGCATGGCTGGATCAGGCTTGCGCCCATTGTCCAATATTCCCCACTGCTGCCTCCCGTAGGAGTTTGGGCCGTGTCTCAGTCCCAATGTGGCTGATCATCCTCTCAGACCAGCTATGGATCGTCGCCTTGGTAGGCCTTTACCCCACCAACTAGCTAATCCAACGCGGGCTCATCATACCCCGATAAATCTTTCCCCCGTAGGGCGTATACGGTATTAGCACACGTTTCCATGCGTTATTCCGTAGGGTACGGTAGATTCCCACGCGTTACTCACCCGTCTGCCACTCCCCTTGCGGGGCGTTCGACTTGCATGTGTTAAGCCTGCCGCCAGCGTTCGTTCTGAGCCAGGATCAAACTCTCAAGTTGAGAATTCAATCTCGACTAATCACTTAATGTTCTGAATCGACGAGAACTCACTAGGTTCCAATCCTAAAACCGGAACCGGTGTTCTCATATCAAAACGTGACCGTCATCTTGTCTTCTAATCAGGAAATCACTTTCCCAATCACGCAAGACCGCCGTCCACGTTTCTCTTTCTTCTATCTTCAATTGTCAAAAAACAGACGACTTCAAAGCCGTCACAAAATCTTCCCGCCAAACCGTAAAGCCCGGCAACCCATCAGCATAACAGCCAATTTCTAAGATTTCTCAAGAACGAAGGACTTCGTCGCCAGCAGCGCCGCCGCCCTCGTCAGTGAGCGGGGTTATAGATTTCACGCCCGAAACAGTCAACAGGGCATTTTTCAAAAAACTGTCATTTTTAACAAGCGATTGTTTTTGCATGTATTTTTCGGAGGCAATCAAAGTCGCCCGTGAAGCCTTGCCTGAAAATTGGCCGTCCCGCCTGGAAAAGATGCAATGACGGCCGGCTATTTTATCCCATGGTGATGAGGATCAGCACGACAAACATCGCCGGGACCGCTGCAAGCGCCGGAATGATGATGGCCGGATAGCCAAAGGCGAGGATCGCCAGCAGCCAAATCATCAGCAGATTGATAACGAACAGGACCTTGGCTGTGGTGGCGCCCTGCATGGCCTCCTTGAGCATCCACCCAAATACGGGGATGCGGTATATCACGAGTGATAGCATGGTGATGCCTTTCTGAGTGTCTCTCTCCGTGAGAGGGCGACTTGCGCTTTGCCAAACAGAAGGTCCGACAATCTGGAAAAGCGCAATGCGGCAAATTATAGCGGCTGCCCGGTTGGGCAGTGCCCCTCGCCAAACTCCCGGTACGGGCAGGCTGCAGACTGCTGCCCTCTTCTCTGCAGCGGAACACTCATCTCTTATTGTGTGCGAGCGTATCGGCCGAGCATGTTGCATCAGCGACTATCCAAACGGAGGAACGCCTGGGTCTTTTGCCGAATACGATCTCCTCGGTGACAAAACGGCGCGAATGGGGCACAAGGCTTGCGCTTTTCCTTTGAAAGCCTGCCGTCTTTGCGATAGCCGCAGAACTGTTCCCAAGCCATCTGCGTGCCATGCAGTGGAAACGATGAGAGGATCCTGTCCGATGCGCACCCTGTCCGAAGCTCATTTTCCCGAACTGCCGAACTACTATGGCGGCAAGGTCCGGGAAAACTACGACTTGCCGGACGGCAGCCGGATCATCATCTCGACGGACCGCCTGAGCGCCTTCGACCGGATCCTTACCTGCATTCCTTACAAGGGCCAGGTTCTGACCCAGATCGCACGCTACTGGTTCGACGAGACGAGGGATATCTGCCCGAACCATGTCATCTCCTATCCGGATCCGAATGTCGTGATCGGCAAGCGCCTGGATATCCTTCCGGTCGAAGTCGTCGTGCGCGGCTATCTGGCCGGCACTACCGGCACCTCGATCCTCACGCTCTATAAGAAGGGCGAACGCCGCATGTACGGCATCGACCTTCCCGATGGCATGCGCGACAACGAGAAACTTCCGACACCGATCATCACGCCGACGAGCAAGGAATTCGACGGCGGCCATGACGAGCCGCTGACACCGGATGAAATCATTTCCCGCAAACTTCTCACCGTCGAACAGTGGCAGACGCTCTCACAATATGCGCTGGCGCTTTTTGCCAGGGGCCAGAAGCTCGCAGCCGCCAGGGGCCTGATCCTGGTCGATACCAAATACGAATTTGGCACCGACGAGAATGGCACCATCATCCTTGCGGATGAAATTCACACGCCCGACAGCAGCCGTTACTGGATCGCCGACAGCTATCAGCAAGCCTTTGAAGACGGCACCCGGCCGGCAAGCTTTGACAAGGATTTCGTCCGCGCCTGGGTTGCGGAACGCTGCGATCCCTACAAGGACAAAATCCCCGAAATTCCGCAGGCGCTGGTCGAAGATACGTCGAGGGTCTATATAAAAGCCTATGAAGCGATCACAGGACAGACATTTGTCCCCGACGATCGCGGCGCGACACCGAAGGATCGGGTCCGTGAAAATCTTGCCAGCTACTTTCCGGAGATATGAGCAATCGTGTCATCAGGCTTCGACAAATGCATGAAGAACAGTTCTGCTCAGGCTATGCCTGAGCGGCACCCAGCGCCGCGCCGTTCGCGCCGACCTGCAGAGGAAACGCGCGAAGATATTCTGAACATGGCCGAAAACCTGTTTCGCCTACATGGTTATGCCAGCGTCACGATCGCCGACATCGCAGCAGAACTGTCGATGTCGCCGGCCAATGTCTTCAAGCATTTTCGCACAAAGGCAAGCCTGGTGGACGCGATTGCAACCCGCGCGATCCAGGAAACCATCAATGAACTGAAGGTCCTTGATCAAAACAAGCCCGCCCCCGTTCGGCTCTATGAGCTTGCCCGTCACCTGATGGACGAGCATCTTGCTGACCAGAAAGACGCACCCTTCGTCTTCGAGATGATCCAGGTGACCATCCGGGAAGAACTAGATTGCGGCGAGCGCTTCCGCGAAATGGTGGTCGAGACAATCGCCGAGATCATTCGCGCCGGCAAAAGCCAAGGCCTGTACCATGTCACGGACATTCACCGGTATGCCGGCGCCACGTTTGATGCTCTCGCATGTGTGATCCACCCTGTCATGCTCGGGATGGAAAATGCCGATAAATTGGCAACACGGTGTAAGGAAGTCGTCAATCTTATTGACATCGCCTTGCGCTCACCTCTTGCCAAGTGATGAAACTTAACATACGTCACTTCACATTTGCTGCCCTTGGGACGGGGCGGCAGTCGCGGCATCGGGCGTAGCAGCTCTCAAGGCTCCGGAATGGGCATGGGATTTGCTTCGCAAGATGCCTTTCGTCATTCTCGCTTTGGAACCCCCTATGACACGACGTCTTAAGCTCACATCCGTCCTCGTACTCTGCGCGGCGGCGCTTGCCAGCTGC encodes:
- a CDS encoding phosphoribosylaminoimidazolesuccinocarboxamide synthase; protein product: MRTLSEAHFPELPNYYGGKVRENYDLPDGSRIIISTDRLSAFDRILTCIPYKGQVLTQIARYWFDETRDICPNHVISYPDPNVVIGKRLDILPVEVVVRGYLAGTTGTSILTLYKKGERRMYGIDLPDGMRDNEKLPTPIITPTSKEFDGGHDEPLTPDEIISRKLLTVEQWQTLSQYALALFARGQKLAAARGLILVDTKYEFGTDENGTIILADEIHTPDSSRYWIADSYQQAFEDGTRPASFDKDFVRAWVAERCDPYKDKIPEIPQALVEDTSRVYIKAYEAITGQTFVPDDRGATPKDRVRENLASYFPEI
- a CDS encoding TetR/AcrR family transcriptional regulator, whose product is MAENLFRLHGYASVTIADIAAELSMSPANVFKHFRTKASLVDAIATRAIQETINELKVLDQNKPAPVRLYELARHLMDEHLADQKDAPFVFEMIQVTIREELDCGERFREMVVETIAEIIRAGKSQGLYHVTDIHRYAGATFDALACVIHPVMLGMENADKLATRCKEVVNLIDIALRSPLAK